The DNA window TCGGACAGTCCGATCAACATGATGTTTCCCATGAGCGAGGCCACCGGAGTCATGTAGGGACTAATGCCATCCGGTAGTGACCCCGTTGCGCCCGATAGTCGCTCCTGAACAAATTGACGGGCCTGATAAATATCCGTGCCCCAGTCAAACTCCACGAATATCAGTGAAAGACCAATGTCGTTGATGGACCGTAAACGTGAAACGCCGGTGACGCCCATTAAAGCATTTTCGAGAGGAATCGTGACCAAGGTCTCCACTTCCTCCGGAGCAAATCCGGGAGATTCGGTTAACAGAGTGACGGTAGGTTTTGTCAGATCGGGAAGTACTTCCACCGGAAGCTCGGTTGCCGTCTTGATTCCCAAGGCAATCACAACGATGGCAAAGACCAGTATGATGGGTCTTTGTGATAAGGAGAATCTAATTAAAAAATTGAGCATAATACTTAATCCTCAATCCGTTTCATTTTTCTCCAGAGCAACTGCGCGACAATGACGAAGAGCAGTGTCATTACAGCTGAGTAAATGAACAAAGCTTTGCTTGTCTTTGCATTGGCTTCATCGGACCTGTTCTCCTCGGTTTTGTTGGCTGCTGCTTTCTGGTCGGGAGTGATTTCCGATCCATCTTCGTTGTGCTCGTGTCCGTGAGCTGCATCGAGAGCTTCCTTTAATGAGATGCCGCTACCTTCGATGACAAACCCCAGTGAGTAGGAGCCACTTGTGACCACCAGGTCACCCGGAAATAGACCGCTTACTACTTCCACGTAGTCGTCATTTTGCTCGCCAAGTATTACCGGGGATCGGACGAATGCATTGGGGAGTTCAAAGTCTTTCACGAAGACAACCCGGTTTGCCGGATCACCCTGTATCGAATCTCTGGGCACGGACAATACATTGGAACGATGAGACAACACCACAGCAAACTCAGCGCGCATGCCTGGCAACAATCTGCCCTCACTGTTATCCAATTCAAATATACCCTCAATCGCTCCTGCTTGCCTATCGGCATCGACTCCGAATCGCACCAGTTTGGCGTCGATCTCCTCGCTTCCCAGAGCGGGTATGCGAATGTGTGCGGTCGAACCTACTCTGACCTGCGCGGCTTCCTGTTCCGGAATCTTGGCCACGGCCCACATCGTTGAGCGATCCGAAATATCCAGGAGTTCGAGGGCCGGTTCCACCGGCTGCCCCAGTCGGACATGAGAGGAGATGACAAGTCCGGACTGGCTCGCTTTTAATTCGATCGTCGGCGGCGGATCGCCACTGAGCCGACTCTCGACTGTGGCCAGTACTTGTCCTTCCGTCACAGAGTCACCTTCAAAGACATTAATCTTGGTTACCCGACCGGCTATCCGCGAGGAAACCACGGTACGATTCGAAGGGATCTCTTCGATGCGGCCAATCGCAAATACGATGGTGTTAAATTCTCTTTCCTCAGCTTCGACCAGCTCGATACGAAGGTTGTTTACCCCATTCTTATCGAGGATGATCGTATTGGACTCGTCCTGAGCGAAGGTCAGTGCGGAAAGGAAGGCTAAGCTCGTAACTGTCAGAAGTGTTTTTAAATTTTTCATGGTGAGGATTTGTTAGGAACGATTAGCGTCCTGGTTAGTAGCCGCTTTCCAATCGACAAGGGCTTGTTCGTAATCGTGTAGCATAGTCAGCTGAAAAAACTCTATCTTCAGCCGCTGTTCCTGTGATCTGAAAAGATCGGTCAAACTGACCAGCCCCGATTCATAGGCAACGTTCATGTCCTTCAGGTTCTGCTCAACGATTTGTGTAACGCCGTGGTCGTATTCATATACCTGCTTATAGAGGCTGCCCACTTTTTCTTTAAGCGAGTGGGATAAACTCCGCGTATTGAGAGAGACCGCTTCCAGTTCCAATTCGATTTGTCGTTGGTAAGCCCGGCTTTCCTGAACACGACCTTCGTTGCGGTTATTGAAGGGTAGGGGAATGGAGACGCTGACTCCAAAGAAGTTGTCTGTTCTTCGACCGACAGGCTCATCAACGCTGCGTTCATTTTCAAAGAATAATCCAACCGCGATATCATCCCAGCGATTAGCGAGTTGGAGTGATGTGTGTTTATCCGCGATTTCAAACAGCAGTTTTTTCAGGCGATACTCTGGATGGTTCTCAATGGCTGTAGCAGTAACCAGGGGTAACTCAACAGGCGTCTCGGGAATGTTGAACTCGTATAAGACTTCTACCAGGCGGCTTTCTTCAAGTCCAAGAAGGCGCTTCAGTAAACTGAGGTACTCCTTGCGTTCGATGTTCAATTGTTCGATTTGTTGTTTCACAGAAAAGAGCTCCAGTCGGACCTGGTTTACTTCCAGCATAGAAGCCTCCGCTGCCCTCACCCGCGATTCCACGAAGCGGGCAAACTCCTCGTTCAGTCGAATCTGAGATTCTCTGAGTCGAATTTGCTCTTCCGCTTGCGCGATATTCAGAATGACCGTTTCCACCTGCTGAGTGAGGAGTCGCTCCTGGTTGCTTATCTCTGCCTCAGCCAGGGCAATTTCGATCTGCGCAATCGTCTTCAGATGTCTCAAGCGACTGTTCACCGGGAAACGTTGTTCAAATCCGAAACCGAAGCTGTACTCGCCCTCGTTATTGAAGGCCTTGTCGAAGGCGTAATCAATTTTCAGTTCAGGATTACTCAGCTTCCCAGCCTGGCTGTGTCTGGCCAGTGCCTGCTCAATCGTTGTTTTGGCCGCGGTCAACGATTTGTTGTTTCGCAATGCCAGCGCAACAGCTGTCTCCTTGCTCAGGGACAAACGCTCCTGAGCCTGAAGTTGTGAAAATTGTAAGAGAAAGGCTGCTGTTAAACAGCCTAGAAAAAATCGTAAAGTGTTTTGCATAGGTATTATATATGGACGAATAATGGATTCGTTTTGTTAGAGAAGGACTATACGGTTGCCTTTCTCTGCCAGCGGAAGGTTATCGGCTGAACCAATAACTTACACACCTGGTTCAGGATGTCCGTACATGCGCGAACAATGGGTGTGTGGAATTCCAGCTATACCTATGCTTTCGGAGGAGGGGTGTCCGGACGTAGCGAAATAGATGCGGGTTGCCCGAGATCACCCCTGGAAACTTCGTTTAATAGTGGAGCCCGAAGGTGCGGGTTCTCCGGAGATACGTTCACGACAGCAGGAGCCGACACATGACAGATTCCGCAGTGATCGGAGCAATGCTCCGGTTCGCAGTCGTTTTCGGAATCATGCGTTTCATGACCTGGAGTGTCATGGTGCTCTTTTTCGTGATCGGCCAGAGATTCATCATGATGCTCTCCTTCAACCTTGTGACACTGCTCTTCAATGTGTTCAGCCAATACTCCCGACCACCCGTAAAGGGAGGTTGATACCGAAAGAAATATGACCAGCAGAAGACGCATTTTTGGGGTTTTGTATGAATGTCAGAGTAATATCAATCAAATCTGTTCCCAATAGATATCAAAACCGGTTTTTCGGAAATTGTTTATAATTGAAGGTCTACCTCCAATTTCAGTTAATCACCAGCATCACCATGCCTATTCTGTGATTTTTGGCTGGGAAACTTTAATAAATCTGTACGGTTCCTTCGGGAAACTGTATCTTCTGGTCGACCACGGTCCAGTTAATCGACCATAATTGGAGGCCGATCAGGTGAATCATTGAAAAGGCTGATGCGGAAAATGATGGTCAGGTATTGATCCCCAACCTCTATCCTGTTTGTTGCTGCTGAGGATGCTTATGCAAAATGACAAAAGTATACTCGTCAGTCTATTGCAGATTAGGATCGTTTTGGGTTAAGATTAGAAGTAGATCAGCTACCCCATGAATCAAAGTCGCCTTTTCTATCTCTTCGCGAGGATTAGTTTATTACTAGTGTTCACTTGGGGTGCGCTTTCCGCCTCTGAACGACCTCGACTCATAGTCCTTGCTGATATGGGACATGATCCTGACGAGGAGCAGCAGATCACTCATTTGTTGATGTGTTCCAATGAGGTGGAGTTGGAAGGACTGATTGCGGTCACCGGTCGTTTTTTCCGAAAGAATCCAACCGACTCCACCAAGTGGCTGCAGCCGCATCTTTTCCACCGCTTGATCGACGGTTATGCAGAGGTGTATCCCAATCTGAAATTACATGCGGCGGGCTACCAGGATCCCGATTACTTAAGAAGCATAGTCGCCAATGGCCAGACCGGTAACGGTATGATGGATGTGGGGGAAGGGCGATGGAGTCGAGGAGTTCGATTGATTTCTGAAGCTGTTCTTCGACCGGATCCTCGTCCGCTACACGTTGTAATTAACGCGGGTTCCAACACTTTGGCCCAGGCGCTGTACGAATTCCGCGCCAGTCATTCAGCGGAGGAAGTGAAGGCCTTTGTTTCCAAACTACGCGTTTTCGAAAATGGTGCCCAGGACGAGGCGGGCGCATGGATTCTTCATGAATTTCCAGATATCCATTGGGTACGTATAGTTAACCAAAACAAGGCTTACGGTGGGATGGACAACAGGAAACTCGGACCGCATACCTGGAGACCGTTTCCTTACTCGCCTGAAGGGCAACACGAGTGGGCCAGCATACACATTCAGAACTATCATGGAGCATTGGGAGGGCTTTATCCCGATCGTAAAGTGGGAGAAACGACCGTTTATATCGAGGGGGGAGGAACTTCTCCTTGGATGGGGCTTGTGGCTCCAGGTCTTACCGATACGTCGCAGCCAAGTTGGGGTGGTTGGAGTGGACGCTTCTCAGTAGAGAAGTTGCTCAACGTCCCTTCCGGGTATGGGATTGTTCGACCAGATGAGACGCAGTACCAACCTTACCGGGTCTATACAGATTCCAGTGGCATCTCCGATCATTGGGTAAATCCTGAAACGGGCGATTCCTATGACGGTGTGGCTGTTGGTGTCTGGCGTTGGCGCCGTGCGATGTGGAATGACTTTCAAGCACGGATGGATTGGTGTGTGAAACCTTTCGATCAGGCCAATCATCACCCTCATGCAGTGCTGAACGGCGACGAAAGCGATCGTATCCTGACTGTTTCCGCAAAGCCGAGAGAGCAGCTTTCATTCGATACCACCGGATCCTCCGATCCGGACAATGACGCTCTTCGCTTTTATTGGTGGAACTACCCCGAAGCGGGGCGAAAGCCTTATGGTAAACAACTCTCGCTGGAAAATGCCACCTCCTCAAACATTTTATTTGTTGTCCCCGCCGACGCAAGTGGTAGGGACATTCACCTGATCCTGGAGGCCTGGGATCAAAGTCCAGAGGTGCCGTTGGTAGATTACCGCCGGATTGTCCTTCAAGTGCCTGACTAAACTTCTTACCTTATTCGAATTATCTTTTATGAAAAAAACACCTATCGTTTTCACGCTTTTATGTATCGGTATACTTTTTTCTGATACCTACGGAAAATATTCAGTGGAGGGTGAACTGAAGAAGTGGCATCGGGTAACGCTAACTTTCGACGGTCCTTCGACGAATGAGGAAGCGGATGTAAATCCATTTACGGATTACCGGCTGCAGGTGGAATTTACGAATGGCGATCACAGGTTCAATGTCCCTGGCTTTTATGCCGCCGACGGGAATGCCGGGCAAACGGGTGCGGACAGCGGAAACAAGTGGAGGGTTCATTTCTCGCCGGACAAGGCAGGCGATTGGAGTTTTCGAGCCTCCTTTCGTCAGGGAACCCGGATTGCTATTTCGGATGATGTGAATGCAGGGAGTCCGGTTTCATTCGATGACA is part of the Verrucomicrobiota bacterium genome and encodes:
- a CDS encoding efflux RND transporter periplasmic adaptor subunit, with translation MKNLKTLLTVTSLAFLSALTFAQDESNTIILDKNGVNNLRIELVEAEEREFNTIVFAIGRIEEIPSNRTVVSSRIAGRVTKINVFEGDSVTEGQVLATVESRLSGDPPPTIELKASQSGLVISSHVRLGQPVEPALELLDISDRSTMWAVAKIPEQEAAQVRVGSTAHIRIPALGSEEIDAKLVRFGVDADRQAGAIEGIFELDNSEGRLLPGMRAEFAVVLSHRSNVLSVPRDSIQGDPANRVVFVKDFELPNAFVRSPVILGEQNDDYVEVVSGLFPGDLVVTSGSYSLGFVIEGSGISLKEALDAAHGHEHNEDGSEITPDQKAAANKTEENRSDEANAKTSKALFIYSAVMTLLFVIVAQLLWRKMKRIED
- a CDS encoding DUF1593 domain-containing protein, which encodes MNQSRLFYLFARISLLLVFTWGALSASERPRLIVLADMGHDPDEEQQITHLLMCSNEVELEGLIAVTGRFFRKNPTDSTKWLQPHLFHRLIDGYAEVYPNLKLHAAGYQDPDYLRSIVANGQTGNGMMDVGEGRWSRGVRLISEAVLRPDPRPLHVVINAGSNTLAQALYEFRASHSAEEVKAFVSKLRVFENGAQDEAGAWILHEFPDIHWVRIVNQNKAYGGMDNRKLGPHTWRPFPYSPEGQHEWASIHIQNYHGALGGLYPDRKVGETTVYIEGGGTSPWMGLVAPGLTDTSQPSWGGWSGRFSVEKLLNVPSGYGIVRPDETQYQPYRVYTDSSGISDHWVNPETGDSYDGVAVGVWRWRRAMWNDFQARMDWCVKPFDQANHHPHAVLNGDESDRILTVSAKPREQLSFDTTGSSDPDNDALRFYWWNYPEAGRKPYGKQLSLENATSSNILFVVPADASGRDIHLILEAWDQSPEVPLVDYRRIVLQVPD
- a CDS encoding TolC family protein, which encodes MQNTLRFFLGCLTAAFLLQFSQLQAQERLSLSKETAVALALRNNKSLTAAKTTIEQALARHSQAGKLSNPELKIDYAFDKAFNNEGEYSFGFGFEQRFPVNSRLRHLKTIAQIEIALAEAEISNQERLLTQQVETVILNIAQAEEQIRLRESQIRLNEEFARFVESRVRAAEASMLEVNQVRLELFSVKQQIEQLNIERKEYLSLLKRLLGLEESRLVEVLYEFNIPETPVELPLVTATAIENHPEYRLKKLLFEIADKHTSLQLANRWDDIAVGLFFENERSVDEPVGRRTDNFFGVSVSIPLPFNNRNEGRVQESRAYQRQIELELEAVSLNTRSLSHSLKEKVGSLYKQVYEYDHGVTQIVEQNLKDMNVAYESGLVSLTDLFRSQEQRLKIEFFQLTMLHDYEQALVDWKAATNQDANRS